The following are encoded together in the Aciduricibacillus chroicocephali genome:
- a CDS encoding ABC transporter ATP-binding protein, translated as MSEKALEFENVSFSYGNKEILKGVDLSIKKGEFVSLIGASGSGKSTIFRLITGLEKVDSGVIQLNGEMRENRHGKVGYMPQRDLLMPWRTVYENVRLPLELNRTEIHSDEITEMLDAFGLDGYAKKYPGELSGGMRQRVSFLRATLAGSELLLLDEPFSALDALTKLFMQEWLLERWERDKKTVLFITHDISEAVFLSDRILVLEETPAKMLTEIEVPLDRPRRRKDEDLPAVLHLKESLIERFRKQALK; from the coding sequence ATGAGTGAAAAGGCTTTAGAGTTTGAAAATGTCAGTTTCAGTTATGGAAATAAAGAGATATTGAAAGGGGTTGATCTATCGATTAAAAAGGGTGAGTTCGTAAGTCTGATTGGTGCGAGTGGTTCGGGCAAGTCAACTATTTTCAGATTAATTACAGGTTTGGAAAAGGTGGATTCCGGTGTAATCCAACTAAACGGAGAAATGAGGGAGAATCGGCATGGAAAAGTAGGTTATATGCCACAACGGGACCTCCTTATGCCATGGCGGACAGTATATGAGAATGTAAGGCTGCCCCTGGAGTTGAATAGAACAGAAATTCATAGCGATGAAATTACAGAAATGCTTGATGCATTTGGACTTGACGGCTATGCGAAGAAATATCCGGGTGAACTTTCTGGTGGTATGCGTCAGCGTGTATCCTTTTTAAGAGCAACGCTTGCTGGGTCTGAATTACTGTTGCTTGATGAGCCTTTTTCCGCTCTTGATGCACTTACAAAACTTTTCATGCAGGAATGGCTTTTGGAGCGCTGGGAGCGTGATAAGAAGACTGTTTTGTTCATCACTCATGATATAAGTGAAGCAGTATTTCTATCAGACCGGATTCTTGTGCTGGAAGAGACGCCGGCTAAAATGCTTACAGAGATTGAGGTACCGCTCGATCGGCCGCGAAGGCGCAAAGATGAAGATCTACCGGCTGTTCTGCATTTGAAAGAATCGCTCATTGAACGGTTCAGAAAGCAGGCTCTAAAATGA
- a CDS encoding pyridoxal-phosphate-dependent aminotransferase family protein, with the protein MRNEEMLLIPGPTPVVDSIYDAMSQETWSHTDPRFAKIYKDSVAKTREMFNNTEGEVIVFAASGTLGMEMALANTVKPGERILIISQGFFGDRFKDVAAAYGIPFDVVEAEWGHQVDPNMVAARLANNTYRAVTVTHADTSTGVAADLDVLVPMIKQHGALAIVDGVCATAAMEEDMGKAYCNNPEWTLDVVLTGSQKAIGVPPGLAIVSFSKTALAARDAMERVPGYYIDIKRWIPIMHDPTKYFATPAVNLVYAYNEGMRLVLEEGLEQRYRRHRQFREGVQAALAVYGMKALAVEGAAADTLTCALYPEGVNDAEFRQKLADKKVVVSGALAHLSGKAFRIGHMGNTTKEMLAEAIRLIGETLKEMGFEADIDAAVKVFNSKF; encoded by the coding sequence ATGCGTAATGAAGAAATGCTGTTGATCCCAGGCCCAACGCCTGTTGTCGACTCTATCTACGATGCAATGTCTCAGGAAACATGGAGCCATACAGATCCGCGTTTCGCAAAAATCTACAAAGATTCAGTTGCGAAAACACGTGAAATGTTCAATAACACAGAGGGCGAAGTAATCGTCTTTGCTGCTTCCGGAACACTAGGGATGGAAATGGCACTTGCGAATACAGTCAAGCCTGGTGAGAGAATTCTAATCATCAGCCAAGGCTTCTTCGGTGACAGATTCAAGGATGTTGCCGCAGCTTATGGCATTCCTTTTGACGTTGTTGAAGCAGAATGGGGCCATCAGGTTGACCCGAACATGGTTGCAGCACGTCTTGCAAACAACACGTACAGAGCTGTTACTGTAACTCACGCTGATACATCTACTGGTGTTGCAGCTGATCTTGATGTTCTTGTTCCTATGATCAAGCAGCATGGCGCGCTTGCAATCGTTGATGGCGTTTGCGCGACTGCGGCAATGGAAGAAGACATGGGCAAAGCATATTGCAACAACCCTGAATGGACACTTGATGTAGTTCTTACAGGATCCCAGAAGGCTATCGGTGTACCACCAGGTCTTGCGATTGTATCATTCAGCAAAACAGCTCTAGCAGCTCGTGATGCAATGGAACGCGTTCCTGGTTATTACATTGATATCAAACGCTGGATTCCGATCATGCATGACCCTACTAAATATTTCGCAACACCTGCAGTAAACCTTGTCTATGCTTATAACGAAGGCATGCGTCTTGTTCTTGAAGAAGGACTTGAGCAGCGTTACCGTCGTCATCGTCAATTCCGTGAAGGTGTACAAGCTGCACTTGCGGTATACGGCATGAAGGCACTAGCAGTTGAAGGTGCTGCTGCTGATACGCTTACTTGCGCACTTTATCCTGAAGGTGTCAATGATGCAGAATTCCGTCAGAAGCTTGCTGACAAGAAAGTTGTCGTTTCCGGTGCACTTGCACATTTGAGCGGCAAGGCTTTCCGTATCGGGCATATGGGTAATACAACAAAAGAAATGCTTGCTGAAGCAATCCGCCTCATTGGTGAAACTTTGAAGGAAATGGGCTTCGAAGCAGATATCGATGCTGCTGTTAAAGTATTCAACAGCAAATTCTAA
- a CDS encoding methyl-accepting chemotaxis protein, producing the protein MRQRNTFQRNLVFMLGISISVLVILIMLFNYWNARKDLVQKNEETEQLVEENILNAINSSDAAYSIIEKSLGEKMEQYTKVLINKYKKNPNIDSWNLADYKKQFDGFDIFVLNKDLVITHSSRKADLGLDFKEFGITDLLMGRLNSGKFETDRMEISEATKQANKFSYMATPDKKYLIELGATSEQFDSLIKDLDMTQLASNLEKAHDYVDNIDIYTVQADKMPEQSITDQNNKGESIKISKKSAKIGAEAIKSGNSIEKEAKENGKEFKYHYIPALKKDENGDTLYKQSRLLVIKYDESYFKGLLMKKNIYSIIIVIVSVILSIVLSIIISRRISKPVEAFGEVIDRTSRLEFTDNEHLTQLKERNDDFGNLAEKYDHMLSEVRSAFSKVVHSADQLAAMSEQFQASAEETRQAAGQISGSIQDVSNETEKQSRLVNNAIEDIHQITNEVKHVSDNIQKVNNLVGHTVEISNSGSEAIAHSAENMVKIDTHTKGSKNIVIQLNDKSTQIETISSFITSIAEQTNLLALNAAIESARAGESGKGFAVVADEVRKLAIESSTAAKQINDLIAEIKNEISKAMDSMNDGYEAVQEGNTLTNEAGTAFNGILEAVEQVSEESRHTAEISLEVEQITSGLLGSIQEVADLYDKLTANAQEVAATTEEQTAVVEDMTDGASNLSKIADELIKEVDKFKMD; encoded by the coding sequence ATGCGCCAGAGAAATACTTTTCAGCGCAATCTCGTTTTCATGCTGGGCATATCGATTTCTGTGCTAGTCATCCTGATCATGCTGTTCAATTACTGGAACGCTCGCAAGGATCTTGTCCAGAAGAATGAAGAGACCGAACAGCTGGTAGAGGAGAATATACTCAATGCCATTAACAGTTCGGATGCTGCTTATAGCATTATTGAAAAGTCGCTTGGCGAGAAGATGGAACAATACACGAAGGTCCTTATAAACAAATACAAAAAGAACCCGAATATCGATTCATGGAATCTTGCTGATTATAAGAAGCAATTCGATGGGTTTGATATTTTCGTCTTGAATAAGGATCTTGTCATTACCCACTCATCCCGCAAAGCTGACCTTGGTCTCGACTTTAAGGAATTCGGGATTACCGATTTGCTCATGGGCCGTTTGAACAGCGGCAAATTCGAAACAGATCGAATGGAAATCTCCGAAGCGACAAAGCAAGCGAATAAATTCAGCTATATGGCGACACCTGATAAGAAGTATTTAATTGAATTAGGTGCCACATCTGAACAATTCGACAGTCTCATTAAAGATCTGGACATGACACAACTTGCTTCCAATCTGGAAAAGGCACATGATTACGTGGACAATATCGACATTTATACAGTCCAAGCTGATAAAATGCCAGAACAGTCAATCACAGATCAGAACAATAAAGGTGAATCCATCAAGATTAGCAAAAAGTCAGCCAAGATTGGTGCCGAGGCAATCAAGAGTGGAAATTCGATCGAAAAAGAAGCAAAAGAAAATGGAAAAGAATTTAAATACCATTACATACCTGCTTTGAAAAAGGATGAAAACGGCGACACACTTTATAAACAATCACGCCTGCTTGTTATCAAGTATGATGAGTCCTATTTCAAAGGCCTTCTTATGAAGAAAAACATTTATTCCATTATTATCGTCATCGTTTCAGTCATTTTATCAATTGTATTATCCATTATAATTAGCCGCAGAATCTCCAAGCCAGTTGAGGCATTTGGTGAAGTAATTGATCGGACTTCGAGACTTGAATTTACGGATAATGAACATTTAACACAACTCAAGGAACGTAATGACGATTTTGGCAATCTTGCTGAGAAGTATGATCATATGCTTTCAGAAGTCCGTTCCGCTTTTTCAAAGGTCGTTCATTCCGCAGACCAATTGGCAGCCATGTCTGAACAATTCCAGGCAAGTGCTGAAGAAACAAGACAAGCAGCAGGTCAGATTTCGGGATCCATTCAGGATGTATCCAATGAAACTGAGAAACAATCAAGGCTTGTTAACAATGCGATTGAAGATATTCATCAGATTACAAATGAAGTCAAACATGTTAGTGATAATATCCAGAAAGTAAACAATCTAGTTGGCCATACAGTAGAAATTTCGAATAGCGGATCAGAAGCTATCGCCCATTCCGCGGAAAATATGGTCAAAATAGACACCCATACAAAGGGCTCAAAAAATATCGTTATCCAGCTGAATGATAAATCAACTCAAATCGAAACGATTTCTTCATTTATTACGTCAATTGCCGAGCAGACGAACTTGCTTGCTCTAAACGCAGCAATCGAATCTGCAAGAGCTGGTGAATCCGGTAAAGGTTTTGCTGTTGTTGCTGATGAAGTACGCAAACTTGCAATCGAATCGAGCACAGCTGCCAAGCAGATCAATGACCTTATTGCTGAAATCAAAAATGAGATTTCCAAGGCTATGGACAGTATGAACGATGGCTATGAAGCTGTTCAAGAAGGCAATACATTGACGAATGAAGCGGGCACTGCATTTAATGGCATTCTTGAAGCGGTTGAACAAGTTTCTGAAGAATCCCGCCACACGGCAGAGATTTCTTTAGAGGTTGAACAAATCACGTCCGGACTTCTCGGTTCCATCCAAGAAGTTGCCGACTTGTATGACAAACTGACTGCTAATGCACAGGAAGTTGCCGCGACAACAGAAGAACAAACTGCTGTTGTTGAAGACATGACAGACGGAGCAAGCAACCTTTCAAAAATTGCCGACGAATTGATCAAAGAAGTCGACAAATTCAAGATGGATTAA